A segment of the Populus alba chromosome 9, ASM523922v2, whole genome shotgun sequence genome:
cgctacaagagaagagggctgcactgttggagaagaagaaagttggactgctggtgctgcaaaatttgaagatgtatgtggtggctgttccattgaaaaagggaggttgggaggctatgagaaaattaggtttaatttattttagggttttgttgctctgataccaagttgagaataatagaatgtgttaggttgtgccttagccaaccttcctatttatatagaggcagtataacactgcagtaactgtaatgattacaacatcctatattagaatcctattctataatataaagttttaaggaattaaaatttgttttaaacaattaattttttatgtttcatgAAATTTTCAAGAAAGACTAAGATGATCTACTTTTTGAGCATCTTCGAAAAGGTTTTGTCATAGCTTTtcacgaaaaaaataattattcctttaaaattttgaagaattttttttttaaattatcataagaTTTTCAAGAAAGACAAACGTggtaaactcttttttttttaatcctatgTTAGAATAAACTAGTTTTTCGATTAGTCTAATTTTGTAAGTGAAATATATTAGTTCAGTTCTTTTGTTTTGAACCCAAAAGGCAAAGCCCTAGTAAATGATAGCTCAACTTATTGTTCTGGATGGATGGATTAATAAATTACGTATAGGATAGTTGAAAAACAAGGAACACCTGCCACTGCCACGTATTGAAGTGGATGCACATTAATTACCTGAAATAATAATTGTGATGATCCCAAACCCACTGCAACCTCTTTTGCCATCACCTCTCATGCCAAGTGGACATTTACATTCGTAATCCCCTATGGTGTTATGGCATTTACCATGACATGGGTATTTTTCAGGATACTTGCACTCATTAATATCTGCAAACATAACAAATTATGAGTTTACCTTAATTCAATACAATTTAGTCTACACGAATATAAATTCTAGAAAAGTTCTACGCATTTAGAAGTTGTTTTGTTTCATCAATATCTGAGAATAAGAATGaacaatcttttaatttcaattacgTAACTACTCAAGGCATCTGTCACTTTACCTTGGCAGCCTTGTTCAAGATATGGGTTTCCTTCGAATCCTTTTTTGCATGCGCAACGATATCCTTGACCATTATCAGAGTAATAGCAATTTGTATTGATGCCACAAGCATATGAACTCTTATTGGCCGGAGCCTCTTCGCATGTCTCGTTTTGAGCTACCCATTCGATCACAACATTTGATTTATCCAAATATGTTGGAGTACGAGAGAGTGGCCAATCCGACAGGTCAAGGGAGTCTTTGTCCTCAAGGAATGCAAAGCTACAGGGGTTAAATGCGAAAACATCCGTGTGGTTGCGAAAGCTCTGAAGGGTAATATTCAGAGACTTGAGACCCTTTGGAATCGCGGTGTGGCAGCATCCAGAACCTAAGCAGGAATTCTCCTTTGACATGGTAGCATTTACAGTACATAAAGAGAGACAACCAAACCCGGATGTCGCCTCCTTGTTGGTCGCCATGGAAATGGTATCACAACCAACTGCTGTGAACATATTTCGAGAGTCTGAAAATGTGT
Coding sequences within it:
- the LOC118032331 gene encoding wall-associated receptor kinase 2-like; amino-acid sequence: MILQRRVFLLMMLLLVAAVTGATANPDVRDGCRERCGDVIVPYPFGIGEQRCAMNENFFLNCTSTDDGHHEQLWFGGDMPARNISLLNGTVTVGILASFDCYENSSGRQSRHSQQSRQSRLFNSNISLGSGPYTFSDSRNMFTAVGCDTISMATNKEATSGFGCLSLCTVNATMSKENSCLGSGCCHTAIPKGLKSLNITLQSFRNHTDVFAFNPCSFAFLEDKDSLDLSDWPLSRTPTYLDKSNVVIEWVAQNETCEEAPANKSSYACGINTNCYYSDNGQGYRCACKKGFEGNPYLEQGCQGKVTDALSSYVIEIKRLFILILRY